The following are encoded in a window of Ranitomeya variabilis isolate aRanVar5 chromosome 6, aRanVar5.hap1, whole genome shotgun sequence genomic DNA:
- the PPDPFL gene encoding pancreatic progenitor cell differentiation and proliferation factor-like protein, translating to MASVPSAGCLLAKNQFYRVRLNSESSVSSSSSDSGLPVDLEKPQPGLPEMVEKCWWLKNFFHCEQVAISSVQINMDTRRHHS from the exons ATGGCATCTGTTCCATCAGCTGGTTGCCTCTTAGCGAAAAATCAGTTCTACAGAG TGCGGCTGAACTCAGAGTCAAGTGTGTCCTCCAGTAGTTCAGACTCAGGACTTCCGGTGGACCTGGAGAAACCTCAGCCTG GTTTGCCCGAGATGGTTGAAAAATGCTGGTGGTTGAAAAACTTTTTCCACTGTGAGCAAGTTGCCATTTCTTCAGTGCAAATAAACATGGACACTAGAAG GCACCACAGCTGA